One genomic region from Longimicrobiales bacterium encodes:
- a CDS encoding biopolymer transporter ExbD, with amino-acid sequence MITGGLKRKSKAASEIPDSSLADMAFLLLIFFMVSTTFRSEDPREVEFPEAQATQKLDEPRKNILHLYVETDGSIYINDQNVATADVSNVIAPIYADSDRRLVIVLRADRDVPYRFVDAIQKELQEAGAYRVTFYTNLAQRVTRERR; translated from the coding sequence ATGATCACTGGTGGACTGAAGCGGAAGTCGAAGGCGGCGAGCGAGATTCCGGACTCGTCGCTGGCGGACATGGCATTCCTGTTGCTGATCTTCTTCATGGTCAGCACGACGTTCCGGAGCGAGGATCCGCGGGAGGTGGAGTTCCCGGAAGCGCAGGCGACGCAGAAGCTGGATGAGCCGCGCAAGAACATTCTCCACCTCTACGTCGAGACGGACGGGTCGATCTACATCAACGACCAGAACGTCGCCACGGCGGATGTGTCGAACGTGATCGCGCCGATCTACGCGGACTCCGACCGGCGACTGGTGATCGTGCTGCGAGCCGACCGGGACGTGCCGTACCGGTTCGTCGATGCGATCCAGAAGGAGTTGCAGGAAGCAGGCGCCTACCGTGTGACCTTCTACACGAACCTGGCGCAGCGAGTCACTCGCGAACGGAGGTAG
- a CDS encoding TonB family protein — protein sequence MAGTTTANDRFKSGFGNWFWGSLLAAAVLHFMMFAFWPEMSTADVSFTTEELEAIELPPEVEIPPPPEQIARPATPVVSDAVIDEDITIAETTFEDNPIENLPPPPTASANEDISAAPRFTPFTVRPELRNRADIARALERNYPPLLRDAGIGGETLVWFFIDENGRVQKTQINKSSGYDALDQAALTVAEQMQFSPALNRDKKVPVWVAIPIVFSSK from the coding sequence ATGGCAGGAACGACAACCGCGAATGACCGGTTCAAGAGCGGCTTCGGAAACTGGTTCTGGGGCTCGCTGCTGGCCGCCGCCGTTCTGCATTTCATGATGTTCGCCTTCTGGCCGGAGATGTCGACGGCGGACGTCTCGTTCACGACGGAAGAGCTCGAGGCGATCGAGCTGCCGCCGGAGGTGGAGATCCCGCCGCCGCCGGAGCAGATCGCACGGCCCGCGACACCGGTCGTCAGCGACGCGGTGATCGATGAGGACATCACGATCGCCGAGACGACGTTCGAGGACAACCCGATCGAGAACCTGCCGCCGCCGCCCACCGCGTCGGCCAACGAGGACATCTCGGCGGCACCGCGCTTCACGCCGTTCACGGTCCGGCCGGAACTGCGCAATCGTGCGGACATCGCCCGCGCGCTGGAGCGGAACTATCCGCCGCTGCTGCGTGATGCAGGCATCGGTGGCGAGACCCTCGTCTGGTTCTTCATCGACGAGAATGGCCGCGTCCAGAAGACGCAGATCAACAAGTCGAGCGGCTACGACGCGCTGGACCAGGCCGCGCTGACGGTCGCCGAGCAGATGCAGTTCTCGCCCGCGCTGAACCGCGACAAGAAGGTCCCGGTGTGGGTGGCGATCCCGATCGTATTCAGCTCGAAGTAG
- a CDS encoding MotA/TolQ/ExbB proton channel family protein, producing MDETQTHSYSLLNIFYDGGWFMYPLVLCSLFALGVIIAKGYTLWAAHRRSAQVLEETEGLMKQGRVDQALQLTAETPGPVAAILYSGLHRLRDRQSSEDIENGVKTTGVVELGFLERGLVILATISNVAPLLGFLGTVAGMISAFGAIAAAGQVEASLVAGGIKVALITTAAGLTIAIPVNIAYNFFVTRIDKLIRQMELGTANVLNAAWDLRPAMAGATVGNLGSTRPDAARPGYRPATDSVEGQGLPDRNAAPDSDHLP from the coding sequence TTGGACGAGACTCAGACCCATTCGTATTCGCTGCTGAACATCTTCTACGATGGCGGGTGGTTCATGTACCCGCTCGTGCTGTGTTCACTCTTCGCGCTGGGCGTCATCATCGCGAAGGGCTACACGCTGTGGGCAGCACACCGTCGCTCCGCCCAGGTGCTGGAGGAGACGGAAGGCCTCATGAAGCAGGGCCGCGTGGACCAGGCGCTGCAGCTCACGGCGGAGACGCCGGGGCCGGTCGCCGCCATCCTCTACTCGGGGCTGCACCGGCTGCGTGACCGCCAGAGCAGCGAGGACATCGAGAACGGCGTGAAGACCACGGGCGTCGTCGAGCTCGGGTTCCTCGAGCGCGGCCTCGTCATCCTCGCGACGATCTCGAACGTCGCGCCGCTGCTCGGCTTCCTTGGCACCGTCGCCGGCATGATCTCGGCCTTCGGTGCGATTGCCGCGGCCGGGCAGGTCGAGGCCAGCCTCGTCGCCGGCGGCATCAAGGTCGCCCTGATCACGACCGCCGCCGGTCTGACCATCGCGATCCCGGTGAACATCGCGTACAACTTCTTCGTTACGCGCATCGACAAGCTGATCCGGCAGATGGAGCTGGGCACGGCGAACGTCCTGAACGCCGCCTGGGACCTGCGCCCGGCCATGGCCGGGGCGACCGTCGGCAACCTCGGCTCGACCCGCCCGGACGCGGCGCGCCCCGGCTACCGCCCGGCGACCGACAGCGTGGAGGGGCAGGGCCTGCCCGACCGGAATGCCGCACCCGACTCGGATCATTTGCCGTGA
- the folP gene encoding dihydropteroate synthase, with translation MTVSPAVRSDWSTARGSLSVTRPLVVGILNVTPDSFFDGGRHATPADALARAEQLIMEGAAILDIGGESTRPGARPLDAGTEIARVVPIIEQLNARWPEVPLSVDTMKAVVARAALQAGAAVVNDVTGLRHDPEMAAVVAEAGAGVILMHSRGGAGELADYALATYPDDVVGSVVAELEVMRANARAAGIAEDAIVLDPGLGFSKRTEHSTAVLRELDRIVALGAPVLVGPSRKRFIGEASGGLPPEERLPGTIAACVHALGRGARLFRVHDVREVRRALDVASALSGIE, from the coding sequence ATGACCGTAAGCCCCGCCGTGCGGTCCGACTGGTCAACCGCCCGGGGTAGTCTGTCCGTTACCCGGCCACTGGTCGTCGGCATCCTCAACGTCACCCCCGACTCGTTCTTCGACGGCGGGCGTCACGCGACGCCCGCCGACGCGCTCGCCCGCGCCGAGCAGCTGATCATGGAAGGCGCGGCCATCCTCGACATCGGCGGCGAGTCGACGCGGCCGGGCGCGCGGCCGCTGGACGCCGGGACCGAAATCGCGCGTGTCGTGCCGATCATCGAGCAGCTCAATGCGCGCTGGCCCGAGGTCCCGCTGAGCGTGGACACGATGAAGGCCGTCGTGGCTCGCGCCGCGCTGCAGGCAGGGGCAGCCGTCGTCAACGACGTGACCGGGCTGCGCCACGATCCGGAGATGGCGGCAGTCGTTGCCGAAGCCGGGGCGGGGGTGATCCTGATGCACTCCCGCGGCGGGGCAGGGGAGCTTGCCGACTACGCTCTGGCCACCTACCCGGATGACGTGGTCGGCAGCGTGGTCGCAGAGCTGGAGGTGATGCGAGCGAACGCGCGCGCAGCGGGGATCGCAGAGGACGCGATCGTGCTCGACCCCGGCCTCGGCTTTTCCAAGCGCACCGAGCACAGCACTGCCGTCCTGCGCGAGCTCGACCGCATCGTCGCGCTCGGCGCGCCCGTCCTCGTCGGCCCGTCGCGCAAGCGCTTCATCGGCGAGGCGTCCGGCGGGCTGCCGCCGGAGGAGCGGCTGCCCGGCACGATAGCCGCATGCGTGCATGCGCTCGGGCGCGGTGCACGACTCTTCCGCGTGCACGACGTGCGCGAGGTGCGTCGTGCGCTGGACGTCGCGAGCGCGCTCTCGGGAATCGAATGA
- a CDS encoding energy transducer TonB has protein sequence MHPQTEATIHARHRHHESRSYWGGLLIAVALHFALFVFAPGMTVAGMGGDARADVIVIEPPSELPPPPEPPEIRRPPVPVIGAVDIDATLPKSVDFRKFPDLPAPPVIDRGERPFEFTPRDVEPALKNTRDIQRLLERSYPPVARDAGIGGSVLLWLYIDIEGNVLETRVHESSGVDALDQAAREVASEMRFRPAQYRSRPVPVWVAQRIEFTTRK, from the coding sequence ATGCATCCGCAGACGGAAGCCACCATCCACGCACGCCACAGGCACCACGAGTCCCGCAGCTACTGGGGTGGGCTGCTCATTGCCGTGGCTCTGCACTTCGCGCTGTTCGTCTTCGCACCGGGCATGACGGTGGCGGGGATGGGAGGCGACGCGAGGGCGGACGTGATCGTCATCGAGCCACCTTCGGAACTCCCGCCGCCTCCTGAGCCTCCGGAGATTCGGCGTCCCCCTGTGCCGGTGATCGGTGCAGTGGACATCGACGCCACCCTGCCCAAGAGCGTCGACTTCCGCAAGTTTCCCGATTTGCCCGCGCCCCCCGTCATCGATCGTGGTGAGCGCCCCTTCGAGTTCACGCCCCGGGACGTCGAGCCCGCACTGAAGAACACGCGGGATATCCAGCGGCTGCTGGAACGGAGCTACCCGCCGGTCGCCCGGGATGCCGGCATCGGTGGCTCGGTGCTGCTCTGGCTGTACATCGACATCGAGGGCAATGTGCTGGAGACGCGGGTACACGAGTCGAGCGGCGTCGATGCGCTGGACCAGGCGGCGCGGGAGGTCGCGTCGGAGATGCGGTTCCGGCCGGCACAGTACCGGAGCCGTCCGGTGCCGGTGTGGGTTGCACAACGGATCGAGTTCACGACGAGGAAGTGA
- the ftsH gene encoding ATP-dependent zinc metalloprotease FtsH gives MQDRDKDPGKRPSRVARVTRGASFWILIFLVPLLVLQVFNPNRQQQSAELDYRPQFLSQLEAGNIESVTVVGSNRIEGELRTPIIVEERQVQNFSTTLPFENSTDELQAQLIAQDVTIRAEDPKQNWWFILLQALPWLLIIGFWFFMLRQMQAGGSKAFQFGKSKARLLAGDTPKVTFADVAGADEAKDELQEIIEFLKDPQKFSRLGGRLPKGVLLVGPPGTGKTLLARAVAGEAGRPFFSMSGSDFVEMFVGVGASRVRDLFEQGKQHAPCIIFIDEIDAVGRHRGAGLGGGHDEREQTLNQLLVEMDGFESNEGVILLAATNRPDVLDPALLRPGRFDRQVVVDAPDVKGREGILRVHLRRVPIGDDVEVKSLARATPGMSGADLQNLVNEGALLAARRGHDKVYMQDLEDAKDKVMLGAERRSMVLSESERTLTAYHEAGHAVVALRTPGLDPVHKITIVPRGRALGVTASLPEEDRHSYSRDYLIASLAMLYGGRAAEEMIFGAPKITTGAGNDIERATAMARRMVTQFGMSESIGPIAIGDSEHEVFLGREIGQRRAVSEDVARRVDAEVKRLLDEAYQAAMKTLEENRDLLERIAEALLERETLDRDEIDMLARGEPLPEAKVVRDARAFAQSLRKEKESTPQPSGGFLGPQPQPGPAHG, from the coding sequence ATGCAGGACCGCGATAAAGATCCGGGGAAGCGACCCTCACGCGTGGCGCGCGTGACGCGCGGTGCATCCTTCTGGATCCTGATCTTCCTGGTGCCGCTGCTGGTGCTGCAGGTGTTCAATCCGAACAGGCAGCAGCAGTCCGCGGAGCTGGACTACCGGCCGCAGTTCCTGAGCCAGCTCGAGGCAGGCAACATCGAGTCGGTCACGGTCGTGGGCAGCAACCGGATCGAAGGCGAGCTGCGCACGCCGATCATCGTCGAGGAGCGCCAGGTCCAGAACTTCTCGACGACGCTTCCATTCGAGAACAGCACGGACGAGCTCCAGGCGCAGCTCATTGCGCAGGACGTGACGATCCGCGCGGAGGACCCGAAGCAGAACTGGTGGTTCATTCTGCTGCAGGCGCTGCCGTGGCTGCTCATCATCGGCTTCTGGTTCTTCATGCTGCGCCAGATGCAGGCGGGTGGCAGCAAGGCCTTCCAGTTCGGCAAGTCCAAGGCGCGGCTGCTCGCGGGTGACACGCCGAAGGTGACGTTCGCGGATGTTGCAGGCGCGGACGAGGCCAAGGACGAGCTGCAGGAGATCATCGAGTTCCTGAAGGACCCGCAGAAGTTCAGTCGCCTGGGCGGGCGTCTGCCCAAGGGCGTGCTGCTCGTGGGCCCGCCGGGAACCGGCAAGACGCTGCTCGCACGCGCGGTCGCCGGTGAGGCGGGACGGCCGTTCTTCTCGATGAGCGGCTCCGACTTCGTCGAGATGTTCGTCGGTGTCGGCGCCTCCCGCGTGCGTGACCTGTTCGAGCAGGGCAAGCAGCACGCGCCGTGCATCATCTTCATCGACGAGATCGACGCCGTCGGCCGCCACCGCGGCGCGGGGCTGGGCGGCGGTCATGACGAGCGCGAGCAGACACTGAACCAGCTGCTCGTCGAGATGGACGGCTTCGAGTCCAACGAGGGCGTGATCCTGCTCGCCGCGACCAACCGCCCCGACGTGCTCGATCCCGCGCTGCTGCGCCCGGGCCGCTTCGACCGCCAGGTCGTGGTCGATGCGCCGGACGTGAAGGGCAGGGAGGGCATCCTGCGCGTGCACCTGCGGCGCGTGCCGATCGGCGACGACGTCGAGGTCAAGTCGCTCGCGCGCGCGACGCCCGGCATGAGCGGCGCGGACCTGCAGAACCTGGTCAACGAGGGCGCCCTGCTCGCGGCGCGCCGCGGTCACGACAAGGTCTACATGCAGGACCTGGAGGACGCCAAGGACAAGGTCATGCTCGGCGCCGAGCGGCGCAGCATGGTGCTCTCCGAGAGCGAGCGCACGCTGACCGCGTACCACGAGGCCGGCCACGCCGTCGTCGCGTTGCGCACCCCCGGCCTGGACCCGGTGCACAAGATCACGATCGTGCCGCGCGGGCGTGCACTCGGTGTCACGGCGTCGCTGCCCGAGGAGGACCGGCACAGCTACTCGCGTGACTACCTGATCGCGAGCCTGGCCATGCTGTACGGCGGCCGTGCTGCTGAGGAGATGATCTTCGGCGCACCCAAGATCACGACCGGCGCCGGCAACGACATCGAGCGCGCGACCGCCATGGCGCGGCGGATGGTCACGCAGTTCGGCATGAGCGAGAGCATCGGCCCGATCGCGATCGGTGACAGCGAGCACGAGGTCTTCCTCGGCCGCGAGATCGGGCAGCGGCGGGCGGTCTCCGAGGACGTCGCACGACGCGTGGACGCCGAGGTGAAGCGGCTGCTCGACGAGGCGTACCAGGCGGCGATGAAGACGCTCGAGGAGAACCGCGACCTGCTCGAGCGCATCGCCGAGGCCCTGCTCGAGCGCGAAACGCTGGACCGGGACGAGATCGACATGCTCGCGCGCGGTGAGCCGCTGCCGGAGGCCAAGGTCGTCCGGGATGCGCGCGCCTTCGCGCAGTCGCTGCGCAAGGAAAAGGAGAGCACACCGCAGCCGAGCGGTGGCTTCCTCGGGCCGCAGCCGCAGCCGGGCCCCGCGCACGGATGA
- a CDS encoding biopolymer transporter ExbD: MMRKRNRPSGAIPTSSMADIAFLLLVFFLVTTVFDEERGLPIVLPEATEEVEVSQKNVLHLTVLEDGTVEVKRGESPTVQRVSARDIAGIWRLGFQQNQNLIAAVKTAPNAPYRNMVAVLDQLQSAGAERISLQILE; encoded by the coding sequence ATGATGCGCAAGAGGAACCGTCCGTCGGGCGCCATCCCGACGTCGTCCATGGCGGACATCGCGTTCCTGCTGCTCGTCTTCTTCCTGGTGACGACCGTCTTCGACGAGGAGCGCGGGCTGCCGATCGTGCTGCCCGAGGCCACCGAGGAAGTGGAGGTCTCGCAGAAGAACGTGCTGCACCTGACGGTTCTCGAGGACGGGACGGTCGAGGTGAAGCGCGGGGAAAGCCCCACCGTGCAGCGGGTATCAGCCCGGGACATCGCCGGCATCTGGCGGCTTGGATTCCAGCAGAACCAGAATCTGATCGCCGCCGTGAAGACCGCGCCCAACGCGCCGTACCGGAACATGGTGGCCGTGCTCGACCAGCTGCAGAGCGCGGGCGCTGAGCGCATTTCCCTTCAGATCCTGGAGTAG
- a CDS encoding YggS family pyridoxal phosphate-dependent enzyme — protein MFEARLQRNLPEVRARIERARERADGRPVTLVAVTKGHPPAAARAAVAAGLTICGENRVQELEEKRDALADLAVQWHLIGHLQRNKVRRALPLFDLLHSLDSLRLARVVSAEAVRAERTVDVLVQVNASGEETKGGFDAGSGTAPVAEVCELPGLRVRGLMTMAPFTADEAVVRGTFQRTRALFDACARDIAAFGGEHLSMGMSNDFEWAVEEGATMVRLGTVLFGERER, from the coding sequence ATGTTTGAAGCGCGGCTGCAGCGGAATCTGCCGGAGGTGCGCGCACGCATCGAGCGTGCGCGGGAGCGGGCGGACGGCAGGCCGGTCACACTGGTGGCCGTCACCAAGGGGCACCCGCCGGCTGCGGCGCGGGCGGCGGTGGCAGCCGGGCTGACCATCTGCGGCGAGAACCGGGTGCAGGAGCTCGAGGAGAAGCGCGACGCGCTGGCCGACCTCGCGGTCCAGTGGCACCTGATCGGGCACCTTCAGCGCAACAAGGTGCGTCGCGCGCTGCCGCTCTTCGATCTGCTGCATTCGCTCGACTCCCTGCGGCTGGCGCGGGTCGTCTCGGCCGAGGCGGTCAGGGCGGAGCGCACGGTGGATGTGCTCGTCCAGGTGAATGCGTCGGGCGAGGAGACCAAGGGTGGCTTCGACGCAGGCAGCGGCACGGCCCCCGTTGCGGAGGTCTGCGAGCTGCCGGGTCTGCGCGTCCGGGGTCTCATGACGATGGCGCCCTTTACCGCCGACGAGGCCGTGGTGCGCGGCACCTTCCAGCGCACGCGCGCACTGTTCGACGCGTGCGCGCGGGACATCGCAGCGTTCGGGGGCGAGCATCTGTCGATGGGGATGTCGAACGATTTCGAATGGGCCGTCGAGGAGGGCGCCACGATGGTGCGCCTCGGCACGGTCCTCTTCGGTGAGCGCGAGCGATGA
- a CDS encoding purine-nucleoside phosphorylase gives MSDAAVHARRAAIDEAVAAVRDRSGVKPELAVLWQTHTSALVDALTLDASIEAGDIPGLLPGDGGGPARLLLGTLGKRHVAVLHARLRRYAGHTLQQVVLPVRVLHALGADTLAIVSDCAALRPTWAAGELMLVDDHINLLGDNPLVGPNLDELGPRFPDMSVAYDAQLRLQAERSALAQQTILRRGVYAALEGPNRPTRAEYRMLRAMGADATGTGVVPEVIAARHMSMRVLALAVIAQVALPDALEPLSERQVEAAMQAAEPRLVSLLQAIAAQPNS, from the coding sequence GTGAGCGACGCGGCCGTGCATGCGCGGCGCGCGGCGATCGATGAGGCCGTCGCCGCGGTGCGCGACCGCAGTGGGGTGAAGCCGGAGCTGGCGGTGCTCTGGCAGACGCACACCAGCGCGCTGGTGGATGCACTCACGCTCGATGCTTCGATCGAGGCGGGTGACATCCCGGGTCTCCTGCCGGGCGACGGAGGCGGCCCGGCACGCCTGCTGCTGGGCACGCTGGGAAAGCGGCACGTTGCGGTGCTGCATGCGCGACTGCGTCGCTACGCAGGGCACACGCTCCAGCAGGTCGTCCTGCCGGTGCGTGTCCTGCACGCGCTCGGTGCGGACACGCTGGCGATCGTTTCGGACTGCGCCGCGCTGCGGCCGACCTGGGCAGCGGGCGAGCTGATGCTGGTCGACGATCACATCAACCTGCTGGGCGACAATCCGCTGGTGGGGCCCAACCTGGACGAGCTCGGTCCGCGTTTCCCCGACATGTCGGTGGCATACGACGCGCAGCTGCGACTGCAGGCGGAGCGCTCGGCGCTCGCGCAGCAGACGATCCTGCGTCGCGGCGTGTATGCTGCGCTGGAGGGGCCCAACCGGCCGACGCGCGCCGAGTACCGGATGCTGCGCGCCATGGGTGCAGACGCGACCGGCACCGGCGTCGTGCCCGAGGTGATTGCGGCCCGCCACATGTCGATGCGCGTTCTCGCGCTGGCGGTGATCGCGCAGGTCGCGCTGCCGGACGCACTCGAGCCGCTCAGCGAGCGGCAGGTGGAGGCGGCCATGCAGGCAGCGGAGCCGCGGCTGGTCTCGCTGCTGCAGGCAATCGCGGCACAACCGAATTCCTGA
- the cdaA gene encoding diadenylate cyclase CdaA, translating to MTGLFDRFGFLLPGIKDLLQILLVAAGLYYVLRALAQTRAMHVLAGILVLVVTFFAARLLQLDLLIYLMENLFNYGAIAALIVFQPELRSGLARLGQSRMLTFFNRLEESAVVEELVEAVDRLSRAKIGAIIAMERSIGLDEYAETGTRLQARVGADLVVSLFAPYGPLHDGAVLINGDTIIAAGVILPLTQFPVSDRTLGTRHRAAIGLSEETDALVIVVSEETSQVSVAHRGVLQRDVSLDQLRLALSGALPAVAGGTGAPLARR from the coding sequence ATGACCGGACTCTTCGATCGCTTCGGCTTTCTGCTGCCCGGCATCAAGGACCTGCTGCAGATCCTGCTTGTCGCCGCGGGCCTGTACTACGTGCTGCGCGCACTCGCCCAGACGCGCGCCATGCACGTCCTCGCCGGCATCCTCGTCCTGGTCGTCACCTTCTTTGCCGCGCGCCTGCTGCAGCTGGATCTCCTCATCTACCTGATGGAGAACCTGTTCAACTACGGCGCCATCGCGGCGCTGATCGTGTTCCAGCCGGAGCTGCGCAGCGGGCTCGCCCGCCTGGGCCAGTCGCGCATGCTGACGTTCTTCAACCGGCTAGAGGAGAGCGCGGTGGTCGAGGAGCTGGTGGAGGCGGTCGACCGGCTGTCGCGCGCCAAGATCGGCGCGATCATCGCCATGGAGCGGAGCATCGGCCTGGACGAGTACGCCGAAACGGGCACGCGCCTGCAGGCGCGCGTCGGCGCCGATCTCGTCGTCAGCCTGTTCGCCCCGTACGGCCCGCTGCACGACGGTGCCGTCCTGATCAATGGCGACACCATCATCGCGGCCGGCGTGATCCTGCCGCTGACCCAGTTCCCGGTCTCGGACCGGACGCTCGGCACCCGTCACCGCGCCGCCATCGGCCTGTCGGAGGAGACCGATGCGCTCGTGATCGTGGTGAGCGAGGAGACATCACAGGTGTCCGTTGCGCACCGCGGCGTGCTGCAGCGCGACGTGAGCCTGGACCAGCTGCGGCTCGCGCTCAGTGGCGCGCTGCCCGCGGTGGCCGGCGGGACGGGAGCGCCTCTCGCGCGGCGTTGA
- a CDS encoding DivIVA domain-containing protein, with product MIDLTPLEVRKKKGDFKRAMRGYDPGLVDDFLELVADRLEELVRANLSHEDRVRQLEQQLRDYKERERALTDALVSAQELREEMREQAVRDAEMARREAEQEAEQIRANVAQEIEREEQTLRRLRARQAQLAQSYRALLERELEELEVIAGGITYRAGLDDEVEAPRREPQAVREPRPAYAAEPPREAPVAAVAAPAVAEPVAEPSAHRVNAPAPAVNEPAAEPTAHRVPQPAAEPTAHRVPAPAPAVDEHVEQPRSHRAPPAVRIDENDEEEEVDDEALERSLEALQVVFARDEAEARRDWPLSGSAHAARSRAATSFAESSEDEPLAEPTADDAAADAALQAGQVPVAFEEDSFNGDELLLEDAIDEEGEAEEEEPRAAAAVEPWLPKLIEDAP from the coding sequence ATGATCGATCTGACACCTCTCGAGGTCCGCAAGAAGAAGGGCGACTTCAAGCGCGCGATGCGGGGCTACGACCCCGGCCTCGTCGACGATTTCCTGGAGCTTGTCGCTGACCGCCTGGAGGAGCTCGTGCGCGCCAACCTTTCGCACGAGGACCGTGTCCGGCAGCTGGAGCAGCAGCTCCGTGACTACAAGGAGCGCGAGCGTGCGCTGACCGACGCGCTGGTGAGCGCGCAGGAGCTGCGCGAGGAGATGCGCGAGCAGGCGGTGCGCGATGCGGAGATGGCGCGGCGCGAGGCGGAACAGGAGGCGGAGCAGATTCGCGCCAACGTCGCGCAGGAGATCGAGCGCGAGGAGCAGACACTGCGACGGCTGCGCGCGCGCCAGGCGCAGCTCGCCCAGAGCTACCGGGCCCTGCTCGAGCGAGAGCTGGAGGAGCTGGAGGTGATCGCAGGCGGCATCACCTACCGAGCGGGTCTGGACGATGAAGTGGAAGCGCCACGCCGGGAGCCGCAGGCGGTGCGCGAGCCGCGGCCCGCGTATGCCGCCGAGCCGCCGCGCGAAGCACCGGTTGCGGCAGTGGCTGCGCCGGCCGTGGCCGAGCCCGTTGCGGAGCCGAGTGCACACCGGGTGAATGCGCCCGCTCCGGCTGTCAACGAGCCCGCCGCGGAACCGACCGCGCACCGGGTGCCCCAGCCTGCCGCGGAACCGACCGCGCACCGGGTGCCCGCACCCGCCCCGGCCGTGGACGAGCACGTTGAGCAGCCGCGCTCGCATCGCGCCCCTCCCGCCGTCCGGATCGACGAGAATGACGAGGAGGAGGAGGTCGACGACGAGGCGCTGGAGCGGTCGCTGGAAGCGCTGCAGGTCGTGTTTGCACGCGACGAGGCGGAGGCGCGCCGGGACTGGCCGCTTTCCGGCAGCGCGCACGCTGCCCGGTCTCGCGCCGCGACGTCCTTCGCGGAGTCGAGCGAAGACGAGCCGCTCGCGGAGCCGACTGCAGACGACGCGGCCGCGGACGCGGCTCTGCAGGCCGGCCAGGTGCCGGTCGCGTTCGAGGAGGACTCCTTCAACGGTGACGAGCTGCTGCTCGAGGACGCGATCGACGAGGAGGGCGAGGCGGAGGAGGAGGAGCCGCGGGCTGCGGCCGCGGTTGAGCCCTGGCTGCCGAAGCTGATCGAGGACGCTCCGTGA